Proteins from a single region of Aureibacter tunicatorum:
- a CDS encoding SapB/AmfS family lanthipeptide, with amino-acid sequence MWNVMNLQRLEAKDENKSGFRSGCHDSQISAKCCDSQISVAS; translated from the coding sequence ATGTGGAATGTAATGAACCTTCAAAGATTAGAAGCAAAAGATGAAAACAAGTCCGGATTTAGATCGGGGTGCCATGACTCGCAAATCAGCGCTAAGTGCTGTGATTCTCAGATTAGCGTAGCTTCATAA
- a CDS encoding GIN domain-containing protein, giving the protein MTFLLNSSTIQRLTVFFLGLAICLSSLSAIGQEKKIKVEDFKRVEIHPHIAVTFQKGDEESVRIVNDDIPHDKLQVKLRGKTLQIYLLDAKNIVKKEKSKKKHDYSYKKSIYGDATMELVVTYSSLEKVVVKGAEKVRVNGSPSDGFLKFVVMGESKLSMQSVNMEKFKLLAYGQNEISIENAELQIGKVKAYGENEFYISEGDGDEVTWKLYGENEVKAQELTTKISRIKSYGDNNVKVTANNSVKITAFGESEITYSGEAKLRKGITIGRTKIKRETVR; this is encoded by the coding sequence ATGACATTTTTGTTAAATTCAAGTACAATTCAACGGCTTACAGTTTTCTTTTTGGGGCTTGCCATATGCTTGTCATCACTTTCTGCGATTGGACAGGAGAAGAAGATCAAGGTAGAGGACTTCAAAAGAGTTGAGATTCATCCTCATATCGCAGTTACTTTTCAAAAAGGAGATGAAGAATCTGTCCGGATAGTCAATGATGATATCCCTCACGATAAGTTGCAAGTCAAGCTAAGAGGCAAAACATTGCAAATTTATCTATTGGATGCGAAGAATATTGTGAAGAAAGAGAAGTCCAAGAAAAAGCACGATTACAGTTATAAGAAATCGATATACGGAGATGCGACAATGGAGTTGGTCGTAACTTACTCGTCATTGGAGAAAGTTGTAGTAAAAGGGGCGGAGAAAGTTCGTGTGAATGGTTCTCCTTCAGATGGCTTTCTGAAGTTTGTGGTTATGGGAGAAAGCAAACTCTCAATGCAATCGGTGAATATGGAGAAGTTCAAGTTGTTGGCTTATGGGCAAAATGAGATCTCTATTGAAAATGCGGAGCTTCAAATAGGGAAAGTAAAGGCATATGGGGAGAATGAGTTTTACATTTCCGAGGGAGATGGAGATGAGGTGACTTGGAAGTTGTATGGTGAAAATGAGGTAAAAGCTCAGGAGTTGACCACGAAAATCAGTCGGATAAAATCATATGGGGATAACAATGTCAAAGTAACAGCCAATAACAGTGTGAAAATCACTGCATTTGGAGAATCAGAAATAACTTACTCCGGCGAAGCAAAATTAAGAAAAGGGATAACCATCGGAAGAACCAAAATTAAGCGTGAGACTGTGCGATAA